CCTACGAGGCGACGATCCGGTTGGGGCTGGAGGACCCACGGATCCATGCCCTGATCCTCGGGTACTGGCACACGATCGTCACCCCGCCGATGGTGTTCGCCGAGCTGACCGCCAGGGTCGTCGAACAGGCGCGGGCGCAGGGAATCGACAAGCCGGTTGTCGCCTCGCTCGCCGGGGACACCGAGGTGGAGAAGGCCTGCGAGTACCTGTTCGACCACGGGATCGTGGCCTACCCGTACACCACGGAACGACCGGTGGCCGTGCTCGGCGCGAAGTACCAGTGGGCCCGCTCGGCCGGGCTGCTCGGCGGCTGAGAAACCGGCTGCTCCCAGCGGCCGGCCCGCCCGCCGGCGAGGAAGAACGCGAGACGTAGGGGTCCCCACGCGCACATGCATGAGTCCTACGATCAGGAGGTCCAATGGTGGATTCCTCGAACGCCCCTGCCGCGGGCTCGTCCAGAAGTGGTTCCGAGAACGACGCGGCCACCGGGGTAGCGCCGGACAAGGACGAGTCCGCACGGGTGTGGCGAGCGGGCCGGCTCGACCCGATGCCCATCCGTAAACTTCCCGAGGCCCCGCCCGCCATTCACCTGCTCGGCCCCACGGTCTTCCTGGTCGCGCTGGGTGTCGGGATGGGCGAGTCCTACATGTGGCCGAGACTCGTGCTGGTCTTCGGCCCCGAGATCCGCTGGTTGTTCCTCGTCGGCGTGACCCTCCAGGCCTTCGTGATGCTGGAGATGGCGCGTTACGCGATGGCCACCGGGGAGAGCATCTTCACCGGCGCGGCGAGGGTGTTCAAACCGATCATGTGGTTCTTCTTCGTGGTGGCGATACTGGTCTATATCTGGCCAGGCCACCTATCCGCGGGAGCCGCCGCGCTGGAGGAGATCACCGGTATCCCCTGGGTGGTCAGTGCCTGTGTCGGGCTGGTTCTGGTCGGCATCGTGTTCAGCCTGGCCAGGGTGATCTACAACCTGCTGGAGAACGTGCTGTCCATCCTGATCGGGACGCTCGTGGTCGGCACCGCGGTGGTCGCCTCGCTGGTCGGCAGCTGGGGCGACCTGGCGAGCACGCTCAGCGGCATGTTCCACTTCGGATACTTCCCTTCCGAGGCATTGTCCAGCGCGTGGTTCCCGATCCTGGTCGGTTCCGTCGCCTTCGCCGGCCCCTCCGGCATGCAGCAGATGTGGTACACCCTGCACCTGCGGGACAGCGGTGCCGGGATGGGTGCGCACATTCCACGGGTGCGCGGGCTGCGGCACGCCGGTGAGGAAGAGGCGATGCCCTCCCGCGGTTTCATGTTCGACACCGAGGACCCCAAGGAGATGGCCAAGTGGCGGGGCTGGCGCCGCTGGGTCACCTTCGACGCGCTGCTGCTGTTCTGGGGAATCACGATGCTGGTGACGGTCTCGTTCACCGTGCTCGCCCAGGCGGCGAACCGGGAGAACCCGAACGTCAAGGCACTGATCGAGGGCGGCGACCGGGACGCCGCGCTGGGTGCGATGTCGGACGCGTTCGCCTCGGTCGGCGGTCCGGTGCTCGGCGGGGTGTTCTTCGGGTTCATCGCGCTGATCGGGATCAACGCCACTCTCGGGCTGTTCGACTCCTTCTCCCGCGGGCAGGCGGACATGACGTACTTCTTCGTGCCCGGCGCACGCAAGTTCAAGATGTCGCACCTCTACGCAGGGTTCCTCTGGGGCGTGATCGTCTTCGGCATCCTGATCCTGTTGTTCGGGCCTGCCGACGGGCCGAGCGGCGTGCTGGACATCCTGGCGTTCCTTTCCACCTTTGCGATGGGCGCGTACTGCGTCGTGCTGCTGCTGGTGAACAACCGGATGTTGCCGAAACCGATCCGGCCGAGGTGGTGGGCCAACGTGATCATCGGCTTCGGCGCGGTGTTCTACCTCGGCATGCTGTTCTACAGCCTGGTCCGGTTCGGCGTCGTGGTGAGTTGAGGTGACCATGCACAGCACACGACCGCAGCAGACCCGGTTGCGCCGCAACGCCGAACTCGCACTGCCCGGTGGCACCGTCGGTCTGGTCGCCGGGGTGGCGGCCGGTGGGCTGGCCGCGCTCGTCGGCCAGCCCACCGGGTGGGCGCTGGTCACCGCCCTGTCACTCGGTGTCCCGCTCGCACTGCTCGGCGGAGGCTACGGACTGCTGATCGCCTACGGCAGGGTCCGGCTCGGCGGCTTCGCGCCGGCGGCGTTGTTCTGGCTGGTGGGTTTCCCGCTGGCCAGGCTCGCGCACGAGCTGCTCACGCACCTCGTGCTGACCGGGCGCCCCGAGCTGCCACCCGACCTGCTCGGTTTCCTCGCCTACCAGGGCCTGGTAAGCGCCGGCTTCGCAATCGGGTTCCTCTGGCTACACGAGCGGATCGCGCCCCGGTGGTGGTTGCGGATCGCCCCGCACAACCCGTACGCCGAGCGGATCCTGGCGGCCTACGCCGCACACGCCAAGGCACTGCACGACGCGAAGCAGGCCAGGCGGCGCGCGAAGGTCTCCTGACCACCTGCCCACCGTCCCCCGTCACCACGCGCCCGGAGCCGGGCGCGTGGTGACCCGATCCTGCCGAGGTGAGCATGAACGTTCCCGTCTGGTTGTGGCTGGCCACCGTCGCCGGCCTGTGCGCCGTCATCGGTTTCGACTTCTATCTGGTCTCCCGCAAACCGCGGGAGCCGTCGATGCGGGAGTGCACCGCCTGGGTATGCGGTTACGTGAGCCTGGCCGTCCTGTTCGGACTCGGCGTGCTGCTCACCGCGGGAGCCCGGCGCGGCGGCGAGTTCTTCGCAGGCTGGATCACCGAGTACTCGCTGTCGGTGGACAACCTGTTCGTTTTCGTGATCATCATGAGCACCTTCACGGTACCGCGGGTCTACCGGCAGCAGGTGCTGCTGATCGGTATCGTGCTGGCGCTGCTGATGCGCGGCGCCTTCATCGCGATCGGCGCGCAGGCGATCGCCCGGTTCGACTGGCTGTTCTACCTTTTCGGTGCCTTCCTCATCTACACCGCGTGGAAGCTGATCCGGCACAAGGACTCCGAGGAGGAGGAGTTCTCGGAGAACGCCGTGCTCCGCACCGTCAAACGGGTGTTACCCGCCACCGAGACCTACCACGGCACCTCGCTGGTCACGAAGCTGGACGGACGCCGTGTGGTGACCCCGATGCTGATTGTGATGGTGGCGATCGGCACTACGGACCTGTTGTTCGCGCTGGACTCCATTCCGGCGATCTTCGGATTGACCAAGGAGCCCTACCTGGTCTTCACCGCGAACGCCTTCGCCTTGATGGGCCTGCGGCAACTGTTCTTCCTGATCGGCGGGCTGCTGGACCGGCTGGTGTACCTCAGCATCGGCCTCGCCGTGGTACTGGGCTTCATCGGCGTCAAGCTGATCCTCGAGGCCCTGCACCACGATGGTGTGGGCTGGGCGCCGGAGATTCCGATCCTCGGCTCCCTTGCCGTGATCCTCGGAACCCTCGCCATCACCACCGTGGCGAGCCTGGTGAAGGGCCGGCGCGAGCGCGGCCGCGATCGGGATCAGGACGATGCGGTCGTGTGAACGTCACCGCGGTTCTCGCGGGCCCGCCTGCGCAGGAAGTCCTCGACATCCGCGGTGGGATTCCGCCGCTGTTGTTCCAGCGCGGTGGCGAGGCCGAGGCCGAGCCTTCTGCCGTCGGCACTGGCACCCCGCGGCGCGCGGGTCAGCCAGGCACGGAACTCACTCCAGGTACGCATTTCGCTGTCACCTCCCTTTCTTCAGGCACAACCATGTTCAGGACATCACCGGGTAGCCGGGCGCCGCCACTCGGCGCCGGCGAAAATGCCGGGATACTTACGCTTGCGGGCCGATACGCCTGCGCCGGGTGCGGACCTGCGCAGGCTGTTCCTCGGCAGCGCGGTTCGCCCGCTGCTCGAGGTAGGACTGCCGGGTTCGCTCGGTGTGCTCGCGCATGGTCTGCGCCGCCGCTTCGGAGTCGCCCCGCTCGATGGCCTCGACCAGCTTCTCGTGCTCTTCCCAGGACGCCTGACCACGATGACGGGCAATCGGGGTGTAGTACCAGCGCACCCTGCGATCGACCTGGTTCACGAAGTCGATCAGGACCCCGTTTCCGGACAGTTCGGTGACCGCCCGGTGCAGCTCGGCGTTGGCCGCCACCATGGCGTCGACGTCGTCGTCAGCCACCGCGGCCTCGCCCCGGGTACAGATCTCCTTCAACAGCCGCACCCCTTCGGAACCCGCCTGCTGCGCCGCCAGGCGCGCCGACTCCCCTTCGAGCACGGAGCGCACCGCCAGCAGCTCGTCGACCTCGGCATCGGTGGGCGCGTGGACGAAGGCCCCATAGCCTGGCCGCAGGTCCACCCATCCCTCCGAGTTCAGCAGCTGCAGGGCCTCACGGATCGGCTGGCGGGACACGCCCAGCGTCTCCGCCAGCTCGCTCTCCACCAGATGCTGCCCCGGGGCGAGCTGACGAGAGATGATCATCTCCTGTATCGCCTGGTAGACGCGCTCACGCAAGGGAGCAGGCCGGTTGATCCGGTGTGCCGACATATCCTGTGGCAACTCACTCGGGGGCATTGCGAACTCCAAGAACTCGCGACGGGACCCGGCTCTGCCGGGAACGAAGTCCAGTCGACCACTGCGTCGACTGCCTACAGCATACAATGAACTCATTGTACGGAATGTGCACTTCGGGTGATGTCCACCACCCCTCGTAATTGTTCACCCTTCTGGGTAGTCGCCATGGACTCCATACTGCATACAGTCTACACTAGGCTATATGGACCTCTACGAGTATCAGGCGAAGGATCTCTTCGCTGCCCATGGAGTGCCGGTGTTGCCGGGTTCTGTGGCGGAGACTGCCGAGCAGGCTCGGGTTGTGGCCGAGGGGGTTGGTGGTCCGGTGGTGGTGAAGGCTCAGGTGAAGACCGGGGGTCGGGGTAAGGCCGGTGGGGTGAAGCTGGCTGGGGATCCTGGGGAGGCTGAGGCGAGGGCTGCGGGGATTTTGGGGATGGATATCAAGGGGCACCGGGTGTATCGGGTGCTGGTGGCTGAGGCGTCGGAGATCGCGGAGGAGTATTACTTCTCGTTCCTGTTGGATCGGGCGAATCGGACGTTTTTGGCGATGGCCTCGGCTGAGGGTGGGGTGGAGATCGAGCAGTTGGCTGTTGAGCGTCCGGAGGCGCTGGCGCGGGTGCCGGTGGATCCGCTGGCCGGGGTGGATCTGGAGCGGGCGCGGGAGATCGTGCGGTTGGCGCGGTTCCCGGAGGTGGTTCAGGAGGCGGCCGCCGAGGTGGTGGTGCGGCTGTGGGAGACGTTCGTGGCCGAGGATGCCACGTTGGTGGAGGTGAATCCGCTGGTGCGGGATCCGCAGGATCGGATCATCGCGCTGGATGGCAAGGTCACCGTGGATGACAATGCCGCGTTCCGGCAGCCCGGGCATGCGGGGCTGGTGGATGAGCGGGCGGAGGACCCGCTGGAGGCCAAGGCCAAGGCCAAGGACCTGAACTATGTGAAGCTGGACGGGCAGGTCGGGATCATCGGGAATGGTGCCGGGCTGGTGATGTCCACCCTGGATGTGGTTGCTTACGCGGGTGAGCGGCATGGTGGGGTCAGGCCGGCGAACTTCCTGGATATCGGGGGTGGCGCCTCGGCGGAGGTGATGGCCGCGGGGCTGGATGTGATCCTGGGTGATCCGGATGTGCGCAGTGTGTTCGTGAACGTGTTCGGCGGGATCACCGCCTGTGACGCGGTCGCCACCGGGATCGTGGAAGCGCTGCGGATCCTCGGGGACGAGGCCGCCAAGCCGCTGGTGGTGCGGCTGGACGGCAACAATGTCGAGCAGGGCCGGGCGATCCTGGCCGAGGCGAACCACCCGCTGGTCACGGTGGTGGACACGATGGACAACGCGGCGGACAAGGCCGCCGAGCTGGCAGCGGCAGGAGCCTGAGCACCATGGCGATTTTTCTCAACAGTGACAGCAAGGTGATCGTGCAGGGCCTGACCGGGTCGGAGGGCATGAAGCACGCCACCAAGATGCTGGCCTCCGGCACCACGATCGTGGGCGGGGTCAACGCCCGCAAGGCCGGGCAGAGTGTGACCATCCACGACCAGGAGCTGACCGTGTACGGCACGGTGGCCGAGGCCATGGCCGCCACCGGCGCCGACGTCAGCGTGATCTTCGTGCCGCCGAAGTTCGCCAAGGACGCCGTGATCGAGGCCATCGACGCGGGCATCGGGCTGGCCGTGGTCATCACCGAGGGCATCCCCGTGCACGACGCGGCCGCCTTCTGGGCCCACGCCGTGGCCACCGGCAACCGCACCCGCATCATCGGCCCCAACTGCCCCGGGATCATCTCCCCCGGACAGTCCAACGCCGGCATCATCCCCGCCACCATCACCGACACCGGCCGCATCGGCCTCGTCTCCAAATCGGGCACCCTGACCTATCAGATGATGTACGAACTGCGGGACATCGGGTTCTCCACCGCCATCGGCATCGGCGGCGACCCCATCATCGGCACCACCCACATCGACGCCCTGGCCGCCTTCGAAGCCGACCCCGACACCGACGTCATCGTCATGATCGGCGAAATCGGCGGCGACGCCGAAGAACGCGCCGCCGACTACATCCACCACCACATCAGCAAACCCGTCGTCGGCTACGTCGCCGGCTTCACCGCCCCCGAAGGCAAAACCATGGGCCACGCCGGCGCCATCGTCTCCGGCTCCAGCGGCACCGCCCAAGCCAAAAAACAAGCCCTCGAAACCGCAGGCGTCAAAGTCGGCAAAACCCCCACCGAAACCGCCGAACACGCCCGCGAGCTCTACAAGAGCCGAACGGCTCACCGCGACCACTAGGTATATCCCGGATCGGCACCCCGACGGCACGGATTGCTGACCGTCACGCCCACGGTGAGACTGGAATCCGGGTACGGGAGATCCCCGGACCACGGTGGCGTGAAGGAGCGGCAATGCAGCTCGCCCGTCGGATGAACCGCCTCGGAACGGAGTCGGCCTTCGAGGTACTGGCCAAGGCAAAGGCACTGGAAAAGGACGGCAGGGAGATCATTCACCTGGAGATCGGGGAACCTGATTTCGATACGCCGGGCCATATCGTCGCGGCCGCGCAGCAGGCATTGAGCGAGGGACACACCCACTACGTTCCCGCTCCCGGTATTCCGGAACTGCGGAACGCGGTCACCGACTTCCTGACCCGCAACGAAAGGCTGGCGGCCTCGCCCGAACAGGTGGTGGTGACCCCCGGCGCCAAGCCGATCATGTTCTTCACCATCCTCGCGCTGTGCGAGGAGGGCGACGAGGTGCTGTACCCCGATCCGGGGTTTCCCATGTATGCCTCGATAACCCGCTTCGCAGGCGCCACACCGGTCGCGGTACCGCTGCGCGAGTCCAATGGCTTCACCATCGACCCCGGTGAGCTGGACTCGCTCGTCACCGACCGCACGAAACTGCTGATCCTGAACTCCCCGCACAACCCCTGTGGCA
The sequence above is drawn from the Amycolatopsis aidingensis genome and encodes:
- a CDS encoding Nramp family divalent metal transporter encodes the protein MVDSSNAPAAGSSRSGSENDAATGVAPDKDESARVWRAGRLDPMPIRKLPEAPPAIHLLGPTVFLVALGVGMGESYMWPRLVLVFGPEIRWLFLVGVTLQAFVMLEMARYAMATGESIFTGAARVFKPIMWFFFVVAILVYIWPGHLSAGAAALEEITGIPWVVSACVGLVLVGIVFSLARVIYNLLENVLSILIGTLVVGTAVVASLVGSWGDLASTLSGMFHFGYFPSEALSSAWFPILVGSVAFAGPSGMQQMWYTLHLRDSGAGMGAHIPRVRGLRHAGEEEAMPSRGFMFDTEDPKEMAKWRGWRRWVTFDALLLFWGITMLVTVSFTVLAQAANRENPNVKALIEGGDRDAALGAMSDAFASVGGPVLGGVFFGFIALIGINATLGLFDSFSRGQADMTYFFVPGARKFKMSHLYAGFLWGVIVFGILILLFGPADGPSGVLDILAFLSTFAMGAYCVVLLLVNNRMLPKPIRPRWWANVIIGFGAVFYLGMLFYSLVRFGVVVS
- a CDS encoding TerC family protein, with the translated sequence MNVPVWLWLATVAGLCAVIGFDFYLVSRKPREPSMRECTAWVCGYVSLAVLFGLGVLLTAGARRGGEFFAGWITEYSLSVDNLFVFVIIMSTFTVPRVYRQQVLLIGIVLALLMRGAFIAIGAQAIARFDWLFYLFGAFLIYTAWKLIRHKDSEEEEFSENAVLRTVKRVLPATETYHGTSLVTKLDGRRVVTPMLIVMVAIGTTDLLFALDSIPAIFGLTKEPYLVFTANAFALMGLRQLFFLIGGLLDRLVYLSIGLAVVLGFIGVKLILEALHHDGVGWAPEIPILGSLAVILGTLAITTVASLVKGRRERGRDRDQDDAVV
- a CDS encoding GntR family transcriptional regulator — protein: MRERVYQAIQEMIISRQLAPGQHLVESELAETLGVSRQPIREALQLLNSEGWVDLRPGYGAFVHAPTDAEVDELLAVRSVLEGESARLAAQQAGSEGVRLLKEICTRGEAAVADDDVDAMVAANAELHRAVTELSGNGVLIDFVNQVDRRVRWYYTPIARHRGQASWEEHEKLVEAIERGDSEAAAQTMREHTERTRQSYLEQRANRAAEEQPAQVRTRRRRIGPQA
- the sucC gene encoding ADP-forming succinate--CoA ligase subunit beta, giving the protein MDLYEYQAKDLFAAHGVPVLPGSVAETAEQARVVAEGVGGPVVVKAQVKTGGRGKAGGVKLAGDPGEAEARAAGILGMDIKGHRVYRVLVAEASEIAEEYYFSFLLDRANRTFLAMASAEGGVEIEQLAVERPEALARVPVDPLAGVDLERAREIVRLARFPEVVQEAAAEVVVRLWETFVAEDATLVEVNPLVRDPQDRIIALDGKVTVDDNAAFRQPGHAGLVDERAEDPLEAKAKAKDLNYVKLDGQVGIIGNGAGLVMSTLDVVAYAGERHGGVRPANFLDIGGGASAEVMAAGLDVILGDPDVRSVFVNVFGGITACDAVATGIVEALRILGDEAAKPLVVRLDGNNVEQGRAILAEANHPLVTVVDTMDNAADKAAELAAAGA
- the sucD gene encoding succinate--CoA ligase subunit alpha, with amino-acid sequence MAIFLNSDSKVIVQGLTGSEGMKHATKMLASGTTIVGGVNARKAGQSVTIHDQELTVYGTVAEAMAATGADVSVIFVPPKFAKDAVIEAIDAGIGLAVVITEGIPVHDAAAFWAHAVATGNRTRIIGPNCPGIISPGQSNAGIIPATITDTGRIGLVSKSGTLTYQMMYELRDIGFSTAIGIGGDPIIGTTHIDALAAFEADPDTDVIVMIGEIGGDAEERAADYIHHHISKPVVGYVAGFTAPEGKTMGHAGAIVSGSSGTAQAKKQALETAGVKVGKTPTETAEHARELYKSRTAHRDH